One Arvicanthis niloticus isolate mArvNil1 chromosome 3, mArvNil1.pat.X, whole genome shotgun sequence DNA segment encodes these proteins:
- the Cebpe gene encoding CCAAT/enhancer-binding protein epsilon, producing MSHGTYYECEPRGSQQPLEFSGGRAGPGELGDMCEHEASIDLSAYIESGEEQLLSDLFAMKPTPEARSLKGPGTPSFPHYLPADPRPFAYPSHTFGPDRKAVGPGIYSNPGSYDPRAVAVKEEPRGPEGNRGTSRGSYNPLQYQVAHCGQTAVHLPPTLAAPGQPLRVLKAPVAAAAPPCSPLLKAPSPAGPSHKGKKAVNKDSLEYRLRRERNNIAVRKSRDKAKRRIMETQQKVLEYMAENERLRSRVDQLTQELDTLRNLFRQIPEAASLIKGVGGCS from the exons ATGTCCCACGGGACCTACTATGAGTGTGAGCCTCGGGGTAGCCAGCAGCCACTTGAGTTCTCAGGGGGTCGAGCTGGACCAGGGGAGCTGGGGGACATGTGTGAGCATGAGGCCTCCATCGACCTCTCCGCCTACATCGAGTCTGGGGAAGAACAGCTACTTTCTGACCTCTTTGCCATGAAGCCAACGCCTGAAGCCCGAAGCCTTAAGGGCCCAGGAACCCCTTCATTTCCTCACTACCTGCCGGCTGACCCTCGGCCATTTGCCTATCCCTCACACACATTTGGCCCAGATAGGAAGGCTGTGGGACCTGGCATCTACAGCAATCCAGGGAGCTACGACCCCAGGGCTGTGGCAGTGAAGGAGGAGCCTCGAGGGCCAGAGGGCAACCGAGGCACAAGCCGAGGCAGCTACAATCCCCTGCAGTACCAAGTGGCACACTGTGGGCAGACTGCAGTGCATCTCCCCCCAACCCTGGCAGCACCTGGCCAGCCCCTGCGCGTCCTCAAG GcccctgtggctgctgctgccCCTCCCTGCAGCCCCCTTCTCAAGGCACCTTCCCCTGCTGGCCCCTCACATAAGGGCAAGAAGGCAGTGAACAAAGACAGCCTGGAGTACCGGCTGCGACGCGAACGCAACAACATCGCGGTGCGCAAGAGCCGGGACAAGGCCAAGAGGCGCATTATGGAGACACAACAGAAGGTGCTGGAGTACATGGCTGAAAATGAGCGTCTGCGCAGCCGTGTGGACCAGCTCACCCAGGAGTTAGACACTCTGCGCAACCTCTTCCGCCAGATCCCTGAGGCTGCCAGCCTCATCAAGGGTGTCGGGGGCTGCAGCTGA